A region from the Aegilops tauschii subsp. strangulata cultivar AL8/78 chromosome 5, Aet v6.0, whole genome shotgun sequence genome encodes:
- the LOC109786107 gene encoding putative F-box protein At5g66830 encodes MTMSWSDLPADLVAAVADRIGDHADFACFHSVCPSWHSASAAHGARRSAPLLLLPAENHFRVDRRLWSLADDRIVRIPVPAASGFFLFASPDGWTLAVDRYFSVGLPGLPPSFRNDPVVRRDMVWDRSPHAVMIALRSTKMPCFCRPGDQSWSPVECLEELSQVSSITYCDGAFYLFDAGTRKTVCLDSETFAVSAVIEPPPAQLMREPTLAVSSAELIMIGRTHVLPPGGFDGPVKLRRARAFRWDRRNPTSWAAVEDIGNRAVFVDSFRGFYVEANGFNGVRRNCVYVASSHPSAKRDGRCAVSVLDLAGLAIEHLSVGNLSSCRSSRFWQRPSWCMPNLC; translated from the coding sequence ATGACGATGAGCTGGTCCGACCTGCCGGCCGACCTCGTAGCGGCGGTCGCCGACAGGATCGGCGACCACGCCGATTTCGCCTGCTTCCACTCCGTGTGCCCGTCCTGGCACTCGGCGTCGGCGGCGCACGGCGCCCGCCGCAGCGCTCCCCTGCTCCTCCTGCCTGCCGAAAACCACTTCCGCGTCGACCGCCGCCTCTGGTCGCTCGCGGATGACCGGATCGTGAGGATCCCCGTGCCCGCCGCCAGCGGCTTCTTCCTCTTCGCCTCGCCGGACGGCTGGACGCTCGCCGTGGACCGCTACTTCTCGGTCGGCTTACCCGGGCTGCCGCCCTCGTTCCGCAACGACCCTGTCGTTCGTCGCGACATGGTGTGGGATCGGTCGCCACACGCCGTCATGATCGCCCTGCGGAGCACCAAGATGCCGTGCTTCTGCCGGCCGGGGGACCAGTCGTGGAGCCCGGTGGAGTGCCTGGAGGAGCTCAGCCAGGTCAGCAGCATCACCTACTGCGACGGCGCGTTCTATCTCTTCGATGCGGGGACCCGCAAGACGGTCTGCCTGGACAGCGAAACCTTCGCCGTGTCTGCCGTGATCGAGCCGCCGCCGGCGCAGCTGATGCGCGAGCCCACGCTCGCCGTGTCGTCCGCCGAGCTCATCATGATCGGCCGGACGCATGTCTTGCCCCCGGGAGGATTCGACGGCCCGGTGAAGCTCCGCAGGGCGAGGGCCTTCCGTTGGGACCGCAGGAACCCCACGAGCTGGGCGGCGGTCGAAGACATCGGCAACCGCGCCGTGTTCGTGGACAGCTTCCGGGGGTTCTACGTCGAGGCCAACGGATTCAACGGGGTGCGGCGGAACTGTGTGTATGTCGCGAGCTCGCACCCGTCCGCGAAACGCGACGGGAGGTGCGCCGTCTCCGTGCTGGACCTCGCTGGCCTCGCCATCGAGCATCTCTCGGTCGGGAACCTAAGCAGCTGCCGGTCCAGTAGATTCTGGCAACGGCCTTCGTGGTGCATGCCAAATCTCTGCTGA
- the LOC109786109 gene encoding uncharacterized protein, which translates to MAWDRSPHGVMIGVERSAPTTREYLCAFFCRPGDRSWSPVECSELDQVSSITYCDCDGVFYLFDGETRKTVGPYSETFAVASVIQPPEMLVPEHLRRGAPWDRRKVESTLIVSSSDFLVIVRTHLLHPGETVGSRELFKAFRWDRRRGNPTGWAEVDDIDDRAVFVNGFRGFCVEANRVNGVRRNCMYAASSYQDGSYTKGRYAVSVLDLAGLTTDRLSLGNLGNCRCRPFWHWPSWCMPNLH; encoded by the coding sequence ATGGCGTGGGATCGGTCGCCGCACGGCGTCATGATCGGGGTCGAGCGGTCGGCGCCGACGACCAGGGAGTACCTGTGCGCCTTCTTCTGCCGGCCGGGCGACAGGTCGTGGAGCCCGGTGGAGTGCTCGGAGCTGGACCAGGTCAGCAGCATCACCTACTGCGACTGCGACGGCGTGTTCTACCTCTTCGATGGGGAGACCCGCAAGACGGTCGGCCCGTACAGCGAGACCTTCGCCGTGGCCTCCGTGATCCAGCCGCCGGAGATGCTCGTGCCGGAGCACCTGCGCAGGGGAGCCCCGTGGGACCGGCGCAAAGTCGAGTCCACGCTCATCGTGTCCTCCTCCGATTTCCTCGTGATCGTCAGGACGCACCTCCTGCACCCGGGCGAAACGGTCGGCTCGAGGGAGCTCTTCAAGGCCTTCCGCTGGGACCGCCGCCGCGGGAACCCCACGGGGTGGGCCGAGGTCGACGACATCGACGACCGCGCCGTGTTCGTGAACGGCTTCCGCGGCTTCTGCGTCGAGGCCAACAGGGTCAACGGGGTACGGAGGAACTGCATGTACGCGGCGAGCTCGTACCAGGACGGGAGTTACACCAAGGGAAGGTACGCCGTCTCCGTGCTCGACCTCGCCGGCCTCACCACCGACCGCCTCTCCCTCGGTAACTTGGGCAACTGCCGGTGCCGTCCATTCTGGCATTGGCCTTCCTGGTGCATGCCGAATCTGCACTGA